A part of Paenibacillus sp. IHBB 10380 genomic DNA contains:
- a CDS encoding cell division protein FtsQ/DivIB — MTRSHIPVLKEKKPKKMKTSRKIIIILMFLFIALLAVLFFRSPISQISEINFQGNTFTSRDQLLQQGKVAVGDQFFGLSTSTLTERLEGINSIKLVKVDKQFPGTIHVQIEEYPTVAYELGKDGVLEAILSNGALVSVGSSGIAVEKPILTQWSPDDPNKIKLSQVLGQIPNQLTSDISEIIPSPTTSFSDRIKIYTRSGFEVITAISLLSDKVEYLNQVIETQEAGLITMLEADTYESFPSVKSEVLDEEGTTNE; from the coding sequence ATGACACGATCGCATATTCCAGTTTTGAAAGAAAAAAAACCAAAAAAAATGAAAACAAGCCGCAAAATTATTATCATTTTGATGTTTCTTTTTATCGCGTTGCTTGCTGTACTTTTTTTTCGTTCTCCTATAAGCCAAATTTCTGAAATTAATTTTCAGGGAAATACATTCACCTCTCGTGATCAATTACTTCAACAAGGTAAGGTTGCGGTGGGAGATCAGTTTTTTGGATTGTCTACATCTACATTGACAGAACGCTTGGAGGGAATTAATTCAATTAAATTAGTTAAAGTGGACAAGCAGTTTCCTGGGACAATTCATGTGCAAATTGAGGAATATCCAACAGTGGCCTATGAATTAGGAAAAGATGGTGTTCTTGAAGCTATTCTATCGAATGGAGCACTAGTTTCGGTCGGGAGTAGTGGTATTGCAGTAGAGAAGCCTATATTGACCCAATGGAGCCCTGATGATCCTAACAAAATAAAGCTAAGTCAAGTACTAGGGCAAATCCCTAATCAATTAACTTCTGATATTTCCGAAATCATTCCATCACCTACTACATCTTTTTCAGATAGAATCAAGATCTATACTAGGTCTGGATTTGAAGTGATTACGGCAATATCATTACTTAGTGACAAAGTGGAATATCTCAATCAAGTGATTGAAACGCAAGAAGCTGGCCTCATCACGATGCTTGAAGCAGATACTTATGAATCATTTCCTTCTGTAAAAAGTGAAGTGTTAGATGAGGAAGGTACTACTAATGAATAA
- the ftsA gene encoding cell division protein FtsA encodes MSNNDIIVSLDIGTSKVRAIIGEVNNGTFNIIGVGSADSEGIRKGAIVDIDHTVQSIRSAVEHAERMVGIQISEVYVGISGNHIGLQSSHGVVAVSNEDREIGEEDIERVLKAAEVVALPPDREIIDVFAKQYVVDGLEGIQDPRGMIGVRLEVEAIIITGAKTAIHNLLRCVEKSGLKIKDLVLMSLGAGQMALSKDEKTMGSVLVDIGAGTTSIAIFEGGTMVANSTLPIGGEYVTNDIAYGLRTLTDQAEKVKLKYGCAVIEDAAPDVIFKVTRIGSNVEKEFTQQDLAAIIEPRIQEIFHLLHQEVKRLGYSELPGGYILTGGTVSMPGVLQVAQVELAASVRIAVPDYIGVRDPGFTSGVGILYNVIRNIRVRSNTTVSNKKPPNRNNKANPASNQGKPQKPGLVERVKNMFSEFI; translated from the coding sequence TTGAGCAACAATGACATCATTGTTAGTTTGGACATCGGTACATCCAAAGTTCGTGCTATTATTGGGGAAGTGAATAATGGAACCTTTAATATTATTGGAGTTGGATCTGCCGACTCAGAGGGAATACGCAAAGGCGCAATTGTAGATATTGATCATACCGTACAATCCATCCGTAGTGCAGTTGAACATGCGGAACGTATGGTCGGTATTCAAATATCTGAAGTATATGTCGGCATTTCTGGGAATCATATTGGACTTCAATCTAGCCACGGAGTTGTGGCTGTGTCGAACGAGGATCGGGAAATCGGGGAAGAAGATATTGAACGTGTGCTTAAAGCGGCAGAAGTTGTCGCACTCCCTCCAGATCGGGAAATTATTGATGTGTTTGCTAAACAGTACGTAGTAGACGGTCTCGAAGGGATTCAAGATCCACGGGGTATGATTGGTGTCCGTCTAGAAGTAGAAGCCATCATCATTACCGGCGCTAAGACAGCTATACATAATCTTTTGCGTTGTGTAGAGAAATCGGGTCTGAAGATCAAAGATTTGGTCTTGATGTCATTGGGTGCTGGACAAATGGCTTTATCCAAGGATGAGAAAACGATGGGTTCTGTTCTTGTAGATATCGGTGCAGGAACGACGAGTATTGCTATCTTTGAAGGCGGAACGATGGTAGCGAATTCTACACTTCCTATTGGAGGGGAGTACGTAACTAACGATATTGCCTATGGATTACGGACGTTGACTGATCAAGCTGAGAAAGTGAAGTTGAAATATGGATGTGCTGTCATTGAGGATGCTGCTCCAGATGTTATATTTAAAGTAACTCGCATTGGTAGCAACGTAGAAAAGGAATTCACACAGCAGGATTTGGCTGCCATTATTGAGCCTCGAATCCAAGAAATATTCCATCTCCTTCATCAAGAAGTGAAACGTCTAGGTTACAGTGAGCTTCCTGGAGGTTATATACTAACGGGAGGTACGGTATCTATGCCTGGAGTTCTGCAGGTAGCACAAGTTGAACTTGCTGCTTCTGTCCGTATTGCTGTGCCGGATTATATCGGGGTCAGAGATCCAGGATTCACTAGTGGTGTTGGTATACTCTACAATGTGATACGGAATATCCGTGTGCGTAGTAATACTACTGTGAGCAATAAAAAACCACCAAACCGCAACAATAAAGCAAATCCTGCGTCCAATCAAGGGAAGCCCCAAAAACCAGGTTTGGTAGAACGCGTCAAAAACATGTTCAGTGAATTTATATAA
- the ftsZ gene encoding cell division protein FtsZ, whose protein sequence is MLEFDFEMESLAQIKVIGVGGGGSNAVNRMIENGVQGVEFITVNTDAQALHMAKSEHKLQIGDKLTRGLGAGANPEVGKKAAEESRDLISNTLKGADMVFVTAGMGGGTGTGAAPVIAEIARECGALTVGVVTRPFTFEGRKRFSQAELGIEALKEKVDTLIVIPNDRLLEIVDKKTPMLEAFREADNVLRQAVQGISDLIAVPGLINLDFADVKTIMTERGSALMGIGLASGENRAAEAARKAIMSPLLETSIEGARGVIMNITGGSNLSLYEVNEAAEIVTSASDPDVNMIFGAIIEEDMKEEIKVTVIATGFEHKPSTQHMPIRKPGAGTPETEPTDNRSNNLRPFGNQPSNEQLDIPTFLRNRSRQNND, encoded by the coding sequence ATGTTGGAATTTGACTTTGAAATGGAGAGTTTAGCCCAAATAAAAGTGATTGGTGTAGGGGGTGGAGGCAGTAATGCTGTAAACCGAATGATCGAGAATGGTGTACAGGGTGTAGAATTCATTACTGTAAATACCGACGCTCAAGCCTTGCATATGGCTAAATCAGAACACAAATTACAAATTGGAGACAAGCTTACAAGAGGTCTCGGAGCTGGTGCCAATCCTGAGGTAGGAAAGAAAGCAGCGGAAGAGTCTCGTGACTTGATCTCGAACACATTGAAGGGTGCCGATATGGTATTCGTTACTGCAGGAATGGGTGGCGGTACAGGTACGGGTGCAGCTCCTGTCATTGCTGAGATTGCTAGAGAGTGTGGAGCGTTAACAGTCGGAGTGGTTACACGTCCTTTTACGTTTGAAGGTCGTAAACGTTTCTCACAAGCAGAACTAGGAATTGAAGCTCTGAAAGAAAAAGTTGACACTTTAATCGTTATTCCAAATGATCGTTTGTTGGAAATTGTAGATAAGAAGACACCTATGCTGGAAGCATTCCGTGAAGCAGATAATGTTCTTCGTCAAGCAGTTCAAGGCATATCTGACCTCATTGCAGTTCCAGGTCTTATCAACCTTGACTTTGCAGACGTTAAGACGATCATGACTGAGCGCGGATCTGCTTTAATGGGTATCGGATTAGCTTCAGGTGAGAACCGTGCAGCAGAAGCAGCACGTAAGGCAATTATGAGTCCACTACTTGAGACTTCTATCGAAGGAGCTCGGGGTGTTATCATGAATATTACAGGGGGTTCTAATTTATCTCTGTATGAAGTGAATGAGGCTGCAGAGATTGTCACTTCAGCTTCTGATCCGGATGTGAATATGATCTTTGGTGCTATCATTGAAGAAGATATGAAGGAAGAGATTAAGGTGACGGTGATTGCTACTGGATTTGAGCATAAGCCATCCACGCAACATATGCCAATTCGTAAACCAGGAGCAGGAACGCCTGAGACTGAACCAACAGACAATCGTAGTAACAATTTACGACCTTTTGGTAATCAGCCAAGCAATGAACAGTTGGATATTCCGACCTTCTTGCGAAATCGTTCCCGTCAGAACAACGATTAA